Proteins co-encoded in one Myotis daubentonii chromosome 8, mMyoDau2.1, whole genome shotgun sequence genomic window:
- the RALY gene encoding RNA-binding protein Raly isoform X7: MSLKIQTSNVTNKNDPKSINSRVFIGNLNTAVVKKSDVETIFSKYGRVAGCSVHKGYAFVQYANERHARAAVLGENGRVLAGQTLDINMAGEPKPNRPKGLKRAASAIYSGYSFDCDYYREDFYDRLFDYRGRLSPVPVPRAVPVKRPRVTVPLVRRVKTTIPVKLFARSPAITTSSVKIKLKSSELQAIKTELTQIKSNIDALLGRLEQIAEEQKANPDGKKKGDSGSGSGNSGGSSRPLAPQEDTTSEAGTPQGEAQVRDDGDEEGLLTHSEEELEHSQDTDAEEGALQ, translated from the exons ATGTCCTTGAAGATCCAGACAAGCAACGTAACCAACAAGAATGACCCCAAGTCCATCAACTCTCGGGTCTTCATCGGAAACCTCAACACAGCTGTGGTGAAGAAGTCAGATGTGGAGACCATCTTCTCCAAGTATGGCCGTGTGGCCGGCTGTTCTGTGCACAAGGGCTATGCCTTTGTCCAGTATGCCAACGAGCGCCATGCCCGAGCAGCTGTGCTGGGAGAGAATGGGCGGGTGCTGGCAGGGCAGACCCTGG ACATCAACATGGCTGGTGAGCCCAAGCCCAACAGACCCAAGGGGTTAAAGAGAGCAGCATCTGCCATTTACAG CGGCTACAGCTTTGACTGTGATTACTACCGGGAAGACTTCTACGACAG GCTCTTCGACTATCGGGGCCGCCTTTCACCGGTGCCTGTGCCCAGGGCTGTCCCTGTGAAGCGACCCCGGGTCACAGTCCCTTTGGTCCGACGTGTCAAAACCACCATTCCAGTCAAGCTCTTTGCCCGCTCCCCAGCCATCACCACCAGCTCAGTCAAAATTAAGT TAAAGAGCAGTGAGCTGCAGGCCATCAAGACAGAGCTGACACAGATCAAGTCCAACATTGACGCCCTGCTGGGCCGCTTGGAACAGATTGCTGAGGAGCAGAAGGCCAACCCAG ATGGCAAGAAGAAAGGTgacagcggcagcggcagcggcaatAGTGGTGGCAGCAGCCGGCCACTGGCCCCCCAAGAGGACACAACTTCTGAGGCAGGCACACCCCAGGGAGAAGCACAGGTTCGAGATGACGGCGATGAGGAGGGGCTGCTGACACACAGCGAGGAGGAGCTG GAGCACAGCCAGGACACAGATGCAGAGGAGGGGGCCTTGCAGTAA
- the RALY gene encoding RNA-binding protein Raly isoform X1: MYQTLASPSPSSSLKSIVRNVLLDFYPDAGRGSCPWHLVPTMSLKIQTSNVTNKNDPKSINSRVFIGNLNTAVVKKSDVETIFSKYGRVAGCSVHKGYAFVQYANERHARAAVLGENGRVLAGQTLDINMAGEPKPNRPKGLKRAASAIYSGYSFDCDYYREDFYDRPCCSLWPICPHRLFDYRGRLSPVPVPRAVPVKRPRVTVPLVRRVKTTIPVKLFARSPAITTSSVKIKLKSSELQAIKTELTQIKSNIDALLGRLEQIAEEQKANPDGKKKGDSGSGSGNSGGSSRPLAPQEDTTSEAGTPQGEAQVRDDGDEEGLLTHSEEELSDRSDGHWKEKGVHCTRPQAGHTPLDATPAGPRGELAAGTSSPMHPSQCHILCRWSYRSLLPTYPPYWHCPGQRAEHRVFSTLCPGHSQAWGFSIGLERGGVGGTGRRP; encoded by the exons GTGCCCACCATGTCCTTGAAGATCCAGACAAGCAACGTAACCAACAAGAATGACCCCAAGTCCATCAACTCTCGGGTCTTCATCGGAAACCTCAACACAGCTGTGGTGAAGAAGTCAGATGTGGAGACCATCTTCTCCAAGTATGGCCGTGTGGCCGGCTGTTCTGTGCACAAGGGCTATGCCTTTGTCCAGTATGCCAACGAGCGCCATGCCCGAGCAGCTGTGCTGGGAGAGAATGGGCGGGTGCTGGCAGGGCAGACCCTGG ACATCAACATGGCTGGTGAGCCCAAGCCCAACAGACCCAAGGGGTTAAAGAGAGCAGCATCTGCCATTTACAG CGGCTACAGCTTTGACTGTGATTACTACCGGGAAGACTTCTACGACAG GCCATGCTGCAGCCTCTGGCCCATTTGCCCTCACAGGCTCTTCGACTATCGGGGCCGCCTTTCACCGGTGCCTGTGCCCAGGGCTGTCCCTGTGAAGCGACCCCGGGTCACAGTCCCTTTGGTCCGACGTGTCAAAACCACCATTCCAGTCAAGCTCTTTGCCCGCTCCCCAGCCATCACCACCAGCTCAGTCAAAATTAAGT TAAAGAGCAGTGAGCTGCAGGCCATCAAGACAGAGCTGACACAGATCAAGTCCAACATTGACGCCCTGCTGGGCCGCTTGGAACAGATTGCTGAGGAGCAGAAGGCCAACCCAG ATGGCAAGAAGAAAGGTgacagcggcagcggcagcggcaatAGTGGTGGCAGCAGCCGGCCACTGGCCCCCCAAGAGGACACAACTTCTGAGGCAGGCACACCCCAGGGAGAAGCACAGGTTCGAGATGACGGCGATGAGGAGGGGCTGCTGACACACAGCGAGGAGGAGCTG TCTGACAGGAGCGATGGCCATTGGAAGGAGAAGGGTGTGCACTGTACCAGGCCTCAGGCTGGGCACACACCCCTGGAtgccaccccagcaggtcccAGAGGAGAGTTGGCAGCAGGCACCTCATCCCCCATGCATCCCAGCCAGTGCCACATCCTGTGCAGGTGGAGTTATCGGTCTCTCCTCCCCACGTACCCTCCCTATTGgcactgcccaggccagagggcaGAGCACAGAGTTTTCTCCACACTCTGTCCAGGACACTCCCAGGCTTGGGGTTTTTCTATAGGTTtggagaggggtggggtgggaggcacaGGGAGGAGACCCTGA
- the RALY gene encoding RNA-binding protein Raly isoform X4, which yields MYQTLASPSPSSSLKSIVRNVLLDFYPDAGRGSCPWHLVPTMSLKIQTSNVTNKNDPKSINSRVFIGNLNTAVVKKSDVETIFSKYGRVAGCSVHKGYAFVQYANERHARAAVLGENGRVLAGQTLDINMAGEPKPNRPKGLKRAASAIYSGYSFDCDYYREDFYDRPCCSLWPICPHRLFDYRGRLSPVPVPRAVPVKRPRVTVPLVRRVKTTIPVKLFARSPAITTSSVKIKYGKKKGDSGSGSGNSGGSSRPLAPQEDTTSEAGTPQGEAQVRDDGDEEGLLTHSEEELSDRSDGHWKEKGVHCTRPQAGHTPLDATPAGPRGELAAGTSSPMHPSQCHILCRWSYRSLLPTYPPYWHCPGQRAEHRVFSTLCPGHSQAWGFSIGLERGGVGGTGRRP from the exons GTGCCCACCATGTCCTTGAAGATCCAGACAAGCAACGTAACCAACAAGAATGACCCCAAGTCCATCAACTCTCGGGTCTTCATCGGAAACCTCAACACAGCTGTGGTGAAGAAGTCAGATGTGGAGACCATCTTCTCCAAGTATGGCCGTGTGGCCGGCTGTTCTGTGCACAAGGGCTATGCCTTTGTCCAGTATGCCAACGAGCGCCATGCCCGAGCAGCTGTGCTGGGAGAGAATGGGCGGGTGCTGGCAGGGCAGACCCTGG ACATCAACATGGCTGGTGAGCCCAAGCCCAACAGACCCAAGGGGTTAAAGAGAGCAGCATCTGCCATTTACAG CGGCTACAGCTTTGACTGTGATTACTACCGGGAAGACTTCTACGACAG GCCATGCTGCAGCCTCTGGCCCATTTGCCCTCACAGGCTCTTCGACTATCGGGGCCGCCTTTCACCGGTGCCTGTGCCCAGGGCTGTCCCTGTGAAGCGACCCCGGGTCACAGTCCCTTTGGTCCGACGTGTCAAAACCACCATTCCAGTCAAGCTCTTTGCCCGCTCCCCAGCCATCACCACCAGCTCAGTCAAAATTAAGT ATGGCAAGAAGAAAGGTgacagcggcagcggcagcggcaatAGTGGTGGCAGCAGCCGGCCACTGGCCCCCCAAGAGGACACAACTTCTGAGGCAGGCACACCCCAGGGAGAAGCACAGGTTCGAGATGACGGCGATGAGGAGGGGCTGCTGACACACAGCGAGGAGGAGCTG TCTGACAGGAGCGATGGCCATTGGAAGGAGAAGGGTGTGCACTGTACCAGGCCTCAGGCTGGGCACACACCCCTGGAtgccaccccagcaggtcccAGAGGAGAGTTGGCAGCAGGCACCTCATCCCCCATGCATCCCAGCCAGTGCCACATCCTGTGCAGGTGGAGTTATCGGTCTCTCCTCCCCACGTACCCTCCCTATTGgcactgcccaggccagagggcaGAGCACAGAGTTTTCTCCACACTCTGTCCAGGACACTCCCAGGCTTGGGGTTTTTCTATAGGTTtggagaggggtggggtgggaggcacaGGGAGGAGACCCTGA
- the RALY gene encoding RNA-binding protein Raly isoform X2, which yields MYQTLASPSPSSSLKSIVRNVLLDFYPDAGRGSCPWHLVPTMSLKIQTSNVTNKNDPKSINSRVFIGNLNTAVVKKSDVETIFSKYGRVAGCSVHKGYAFVQYANERHARAAVLGENGRVLAGQTLDINMAGEPKPNRPKGLKRAASAIYSGYSFDCDYYREDFYDRLFDYRGRLSPVPVPRAVPVKRPRVTVPLVRRVKTTIPVKLFARSPAITTSSVKIKLKSSELQAIKTELTQIKSNIDALLGRLEQIAEEQKANPDGKKKGDSGSGSGNSGGSSRPLAPQEDTTSEAGTPQGEAQVRDDGDEEGLLTHSEEELSDRSDGHWKEKGVHCTRPQAGHTPLDATPAGPRGELAAGTSSPMHPSQCHILCRWSYRSLLPTYPPYWHCPGQRAEHRVFSTLCPGHSQAWGFSIGLERGGVGGTGRRP from the exons GTGCCCACCATGTCCTTGAAGATCCAGACAAGCAACGTAACCAACAAGAATGACCCCAAGTCCATCAACTCTCGGGTCTTCATCGGAAACCTCAACACAGCTGTGGTGAAGAAGTCAGATGTGGAGACCATCTTCTCCAAGTATGGCCGTGTGGCCGGCTGTTCTGTGCACAAGGGCTATGCCTTTGTCCAGTATGCCAACGAGCGCCATGCCCGAGCAGCTGTGCTGGGAGAGAATGGGCGGGTGCTGGCAGGGCAGACCCTGG ACATCAACATGGCTGGTGAGCCCAAGCCCAACAGACCCAAGGGGTTAAAGAGAGCAGCATCTGCCATTTACAG CGGCTACAGCTTTGACTGTGATTACTACCGGGAAGACTTCTACGACAG GCTCTTCGACTATCGGGGCCGCCTTTCACCGGTGCCTGTGCCCAGGGCTGTCCCTGTGAAGCGACCCCGGGTCACAGTCCCTTTGGTCCGACGTGTCAAAACCACCATTCCAGTCAAGCTCTTTGCCCGCTCCCCAGCCATCACCACCAGCTCAGTCAAAATTAAGT TAAAGAGCAGTGAGCTGCAGGCCATCAAGACAGAGCTGACACAGATCAAGTCCAACATTGACGCCCTGCTGGGCCGCTTGGAACAGATTGCTGAGGAGCAGAAGGCCAACCCAG ATGGCAAGAAGAAAGGTgacagcggcagcggcagcggcaatAGTGGTGGCAGCAGCCGGCCACTGGCCCCCCAAGAGGACACAACTTCTGAGGCAGGCACACCCCAGGGAGAAGCACAGGTTCGAGATGACGGCGATGAGGAGGGGCTGCTGACACACAGCGAGGAGGAGCTG TCTGACAGGAGCGATGGCCATTGGAAGGAGAAGGGTGTGCACTGTACCAGGCCTCAGGCTGGGCACACACCCCTGGAtgccaccccagcaggtcccAGAGGAGAGTTGGCAGCAGGCACCTCATCCCCCATGCATCCCAGCCAGTGCCACATCCTGTGCAGGTGGAGTTATCGGTCTCTCCTCCCCACGTACCCTCCCTATTGgcactgcccaggccagagggcaGAGCACAGAGTTTTCTCCACACTCTGTCCAGGACACTCCCAGGCTTGGGGTTTTTCTATAGGTTtggagaggggtggggtgggaggcacaGGGAGGAGACCCTGA
- the RALY gene encoding RNA-binding protein Raly isoform X3, giving the protein MYQTLASPSPSSSLKSIVRNVLLDFYPDAGRGSCPWHLVPTMSLKIQTSNVTNKNDPKSINSRVFIGNLNTAVVKKSDVETIFSKYGRVAGCSVHKGYAFVQYANERHARAAVLGENGRVLAGQTLDINMAGEPKPNRPKGLKRAASAIYRLFDYRGRLSPVPVPRAVPVKRPRVTVPLVRRVKTTIPVKLFARSPAITTSSVKIKLKSSELQAIKTELTQIKSNIDALLGRLEQIAEEQKANPDGKKKGDSGSGSGNSGGSSRPLAPQEDTTSEAGTPQGEAQVRDDGDEEGLLTHSEEELSDRSDGHWKEKGVHCTRPQAGHTPLDATPAGPRGELAAGTSSPMHPSQCHILCRWSYRSLLPTYPPYWHCPGQRAEHRVFSTLCPGHSQAWGFSIGLERGGVGGTGRRP; this is encoded by the exons GTGCCCACCATGTCCTTGAAGATCCAGACAAGCAACGTAACCAACAAGAATGACCCCAAGTCCATCAACTCTCGGGTCTTCATCGGAAACCTCAACACAGCTGTGGTGAAGAAGTCAGATGTGGAGACCATCTTCTCCAAGTATGGCCGTGTGGCCGGCTGTTCTGTGCACAAGGGCTATGCCTTTGTCCAGTATGCCAACGAGCGCCATGCCCGAGCAGCTGTGCTGGGAGAGAATGGGCGGGTGCTGGCAGGGCAGACCCTGG ACATCAACATGGCTGGTGAGCCCAAGCCCAACAGACCCAAGGGGTTAAAGAGAGCAGCATCTGCCATTTACAG GCTCTTCGACTATCGGGGCCGCCTTTCACCGGTGCCTGTGCCCAGGGCTGTCCCTGTGAAGCGACCCCGGGTCACAGTCCCTTTGGTCCGACGTGTCAAAACCACCATTCCAGTCAAGCTCTTTGCCCGCTCCCCAGCCATCACCACCAGCTCAGTCAAAATTAAGT TAAAGAGCAGTGAGCTGCAGGCCATCAAGACAGAGCTGACACAGATCAAGTCCAACATTGACGCCCTGCTGGGCCGCTTGGAACAGATTGCTGAGGAGCAGAAGGCCAACCCAG ATGGCAAGAAGAAAGGTgacagcggcagcggcagcggcaatAGTGGTGGCAGCAGCCGGCCACTGGCCCCCCAAGAGGACACAACTTCTGAGGCAGGCACACCCCAGGGAGAAGCACAGGTTCGAGATGACGGCGATGAGGAGGGGCTGCTGACACACAGCGAGGAGGAGCTG TCTGACAGGAGCGATGGCCATTGGAAGGAGAAGGGTGTGCACTGTACCAGGCCTCAGGCTGGGCACACACCCCTGGAtgccaccccagcaggtcccAGAGGAGAGTTGGCAGCAGGCACCTCATCCCCCATGCATCCCAGCCAGTGCCACATCCTGTGCAGGTGGAGTTATCGGTCTCTCCTCCCCACGTACCCTCCCTATTGgcactgcccaggccagagggcaGAGCACAGAGTTTTCTCCACACTCTGTCCAGGACACTCCCAGGCTTGGGGTTTTTCTATAGGTTtggagaggggtggggtgggaggcacaGGGAGGAGACCCTGA
- the EIF2S2 gene encoding eukaryotic translation initiation factor 2 subunit 2 isoform X1 encodes MSGDEMIFDPTMSKKKKKKKKPFMLDEEGDAQTEETQPSETKEVEPEPTEDKDVEADEEDNRKKDASDDLDDLNFFNQKKKKKKTKKIFDIDEAEEGVKDLKIESDVQEPAEPEDDLDIMLGNKKKKKKNVKFPDEDEILEKDEALEDEDSKKDDGISFSNQTGPAWAGSERDYTYEELLNRVFNIMREKNPDMVAGEKRKFVMKPPQVVRVGTKKTSFVNFTDICKLLHRQPKHLLAFLLAELGTSGSIDGNNQLVIKGRFQQKQIENVLRRYIKEYVTCHTCRSPDTILQKDTRLYFLQCETCHSRCSVASIKTGFQAVTGKRAQLRAKAN; translated from the exons ATGTCCGGAGACGAG ATGATTTTTGATCCTACTAtgagcaagaagaaaaagaagaagaagaagccttTTATGTTAGATGAGGAAGGGGATGCCCAGACCGAAGAAACTCAACCCTCAGAAACAAAAGAAGTGGAGCCAGAGCCCACTGAGGACAAAGATGTAGAGGCTGATGAGGAGGACAATAGGAAAAAAG ATGCCTCTGACGATCTAGATGACTTGAACTTctttaatcaaaagaaaaagaagaaaaaaacaaaaaagatatttGATATTGATGAGGCGGAAGAAGGTGTAAAG GATCTTAAGATTGAAAGTGATGTTCAAgaaccagctgaaccagaggatgACCTTGACATTATGCttggcaataaaaagaagaaaaagaaaaatgtcaaattcccAGATGAGGATGAAATTCTAGAGAAAGACGAAG CTTTAGAAGATGAAGACAGCAAAAAAGATGATGGTATCTCATTCAGTAACCAGACAGGCCCTGCTTGGGCAGGCTCAGAAAGAGACTACACGTATGAGGAG CTACTGAATCGAGTGTTCAACATCATGAGGGAAAAGAATCCAGATATGGTTgctggagagaaaaggaaatttgTCATGAAACCTCCACAGGTCGTTCGAGTAGGAACCAAGAAAACTTCTTTTGTCAACTTTACAGATATCTGTAAACT aTTACATCGTCAGCCCAAACATCTCCTCGCATTTTTATTGGCTGAATTGGGTACAAG tGGTTCTATAGATGGTAATAACCAACTTGTAATCAAAGGAAGATTCCAACAGAAACAGATAGAAAATGTTTTGAGAAGATATATCA AGGAATATGTCACCTGTCACACATGCCGATCACCTGACACAATCCTGCAAAAGGACACCCGACTCTATTTCTTACAGTGTGAAACTTGTCATTCTCGATGCTCTGTTGCCAGCATCAAAACCGGCTTCCAGGCTGTCACGGGCAAGCGAGCACAGCTCCGTGCCAAAGCTAACTAA
- the RALY gene encoding RNA-binding protein Raly isoform X5 — MSLKIQTSNVTNKNDPKSINSRVFIGNLNTAVVKKSDVETIFSKYGRVAGCSVHKGYAFVQYANERHARAAVLGENGRVLAGQTLDINMAGEPKPNRPKGLKRAASAIYSGYSFDCDYYREDFYDRPCCSLWPICPHRLFDYRGRLSPVPVPRAVPVKRPRVTVPLVRRVKTTIPVKLFARSPAITTSSVKIKLKSSELQAIKTELTQIKSNIDALLGRLEQIAEEQKANPDGKKKGDSGSGSGNSGGSSRPLAPQEDTTSEAGTPQGEAQVRDDGDEEGLLTHSEEELSDRSDGHWKEKGVHCTRPQAGHTPLDATPAGPRGELAAGTSSPMHPSQCHILCRWSYRSLLPTYPPYWHCPGQRAEHRVFSTLCPGHSQAWGFSIGLERGGVGGTGRRP; from the exons ATGTCCTTGAAGATCCAGACAAGCAACGTAACCAACAAGAATGACCCCAAGTCCATCAACTCTCGGGTCTTCATCGGAAACCTCAACACAGCTGTGGTGAAGAAGTCAGATGTGGAGACCATCTTCTCCAAGTATGGCCGTGTGGCCGGCTGTTCTGTGCACAAGGGCTATGCCTTTGTCCAGTATGCCAACGAGCGCCATGCCCGAGCAGCTGTGCTGGGAGAGAATGGGCGGGTGCTGGCAGGGCAGACCCTGG ACATCAACATGGCTGGTGAGCCCAAGCCCAACAGACCCAAGGGGTTAAAGAGAGCAGCATCTGCCATTTACAG CGGCTACAGCTTTGACTGTGATTACTACCGGGAAGACTTCTACGACAG GCCATGCTGCAGCCTCTGGCCCATTTGCCCTCACAGGCTCTTCGACTATCGGGGCCGCCTTTCACCGGTGCCTGTGCCCAGGGCTGTCCCTGTGAAGCGACCCCGGGTCACAGTCCCTTTGGTCCGACGTGTCAAAACCACCATTCCAGTCAAGCTCTTTGCCCGCTCCCCAGCCATCACCACCAGCTCAGTCAAAATTAAGT TAAAGAGCAGTGAGCTGCAGGCCATCAAGACAGAGCTGACACAGATCAAGTCCAACATTGACGCCCTGCTGGGCCGCTTGGAACAGATTGCTGAGGAGCAGAAGGCCAACCCAG ATGGCAAGAAGAAAGGTgacagcggcagcggcagcggcaatAGTGGTGGCAGCAGCCGGCCACTGGCCCCCCAAGAGGACACAACTTCTGAGGCAGGCACACCCCAGGGAGAAGCACAGGTTCGAGATGACGGCGATGAGGAGGGGCTGCTGACACACAGCGAGGAGGAGCTG TCTGACAGGAGCGATGGCCATTGGAAGGAGAAGGGTGTGCACTGTACCAGGCCTCAGGCTGGGCACACACCCCTGGAtgccaccccagcaggtcccAGAGGAGAGTTGGCAGCAGGCACCTCATCCCCCATGCATCCCAGCCAGTGCCACATCCTGTGCAGGTGGAGTTATCGGTCTCTCCTCCCCACGTACCCTCCCTATTGgcactgcccaggccagagggcaGAGCACAGAGTTTTCTCCACACTCTGTCCAGGACACTCCCAGGCTTGGGGTTTTTCTATAGGTTtggagaggggtggggtgggaggcacaGGGAGGAGACCCTGA
- the EIF2S2 gene encoding eukaryotic translation initiation factor 2 subunit 2 isoform X2, translating to MSGDEMIFDPTMSKKKKKKKKPFMLDEEGDAQTEETQPSETKEVEPEPTEDKDVEADEEDNRKKDASDDLDDLNFFNQKKKKKKTKKIFDIDEAEEGVKDLKIESDVQEPAEPEDDLDIMLGNKKKKKKNVKFPDEDEILEKDEALEDEDSKKDDGISFSNQTGPAWAGSERDYTYEELLNRVFNIMREKNPDMVAGEKRKFVMKPPQVVRVGTKKTSFVNFTDICKLGSIDGNNQLVIKGRFQQKQIENVLRRYIKEYVTCHTCRSPDTILQKDTRLYFLQCETCHSRCSVASIKTGFQAVTGKRAQLRAKAN from the exons ATGTCCGGAGACGAG ATGATTTTTGATCCTACTAtgagcaagaagaaaaagaagaagaagaagccttTTATGTTAGATGAGGAAGGGGATGCCCAGACCGAAGAAACTCAACCCTCAGAAACAAAAGAAGTGGAGCCAGAGCCCACTGAGGACAAAGATGTAGAGGCTGATGAGGAGGACAATAGGAAAAAAG ATGCCTCTGACGATCTAGATGACTTGAACTTctttaatcaaaagaaaaagaagaaaaaaacaaaaaagatatttGATATTGATGAGGCGGAAGAAGGTGTAAAG GATCTTAAGATTGAAAGTGATGTTCAAgaaccagctgaaccagaggatgACCTTGACATTATGCttggcaataaaaagaagaaaaagaaaaatgtcaaattcccAGATGAGGATGAAATTCTAGAGAAAGACGAAG CTTTAGAAGATGAAGACAGCAAAAAAGATGATGGTATCTCATTCAGTAACCAGACAGGCCCTGCTTGGGCAGGCTCAGAAAGAGACTACACGTATGAGGAG CTACTGAATCGAGTGTTCAACATCATGAGGGAAAAGAATCCAGATATGGTTgctggagagaaaaggaaatttgTCATGAAACCTCCACAGGTCGTTCGAGTAGGAACCAAGAAAACTTCTTTTGTCAACTTTACAGATATCTGTAAACT tGGTTCTATAGATGGTAATAACCAACTTGTAATCAAAGGAAGATTCCAACAGAAACAGATAGAAAATGTTTTGAGAAGATATATCA AGGAATATGTCACCTGTCACACATGCCGATCACCTGACACAATCCTGCAAAAGGACACCCGACTCTATTTCTTACAGTGTGAAACTTGTCATTCTCGATGCTCTGTTGCCAGCATCAAAACCGGCTTCCAGGCTGTCACGGGCAAGCGAGCACAGCTCCGTGCCAAAGCTAACTAA
- the RALY gene encoding RNA-binding protein Raly isoform X8, protein MSLKIQTSNVTNKNDPKSINSRVFIGNLNTAVVKKSDVETIFSKYGRVAGCSVHKGYAFVQYANERHARAAVLGENGRVLAGQTLDINMAGEPKPNRPKGLKRAASAIYRLFDYRGRLSPVPVPRAVPVKRPRVTVPLVRRVKTTIPVKLFARSPAITTSSVKIKLKSSELQAIKTELTQIKSNIDALLGRLEQIAEEQKANPDGKKKGDSGSGSGNSGGSSRPLAPQEDTTSEAGTPQGEAQVRDDGDEEGLLTHSEEELEHSQDTDAEEGALQ, encoded by the exons ATGTCCTTGAAGATCCAGACAAGCAACGTAACCAACAAGAATGACCCCAAGTCCATCAACTCTCGGGTCTTCATCGGAAACCTCAACACAGCTGTGGTGAAGAAGTCAGATGTGGAGACCATCTTCTCCAAGTATGGCCGTGTGGCCGGCTGTTCTGTGCACAAGGGCTATGCCTTTGTCCAGTATGCCAACGAGCGCCATGCCCGAGCAGCTGTGCTGGGAGAGAATGGGCGGGTGCTGGCAGGGCAGACCCTGG ACATCAACATGGCTGGTGAGCCCAAGCCCAACAGACCCAAGGGGTTAAAGAGAGCAGCATCTGCCATTTACAG GCTCTTCGACTATCGGGGCCGCCTTTCACCGGTGCCTGTGCCCAGGGCTGTCCCTGTGAAGCGACCCCGGGTCACAGTCCCTTTGGTCCGACGTGTCAAAACCACCATTCCAGTCAAGCTCTTTGCCCGCTCCCCAGCCATCACCACCAGCTCAGTCAAAATTAAGT TAAAGAGCAGTGAGCTGCAGGCCATCAAGACAGAGCTGACACAGATCAAGTCCAACATTGACGCCCTGCTGGGCCGCTTGGAACAGATTGCTGAGGAGCAGAAGGCCAACCCAG ATGGCAAGAAGAAAGGTgacagcggcagcggcagcggcaatAGTGGTGGCAGCAGCCGGCCACTGGCCCCCCAAGAGGACACAACTTCTGAGGCAGGCACACCCCAGGGAGAAGCACAGGTTCGAGATGACGGCGATGAGGAGGGGCTGCTGACACACAGCGAGGAGGAGCTG GAGCACAGCCAGGACACAGATGCAGAGGAGGGGGCCTTGCAGTAA